In the genome of Asterias amurensis chromosome 16, ASM3211899v1, one region contains:
- the LOC139949224 gene encoding uncharacterized protein produces MTTGPGEVVDLFPPIEPYDTGRLRVDEIHELYYEQSGKPNGNPVLFIHGGPGGGTSPTDRCFFDPKCFRIILFDQRGSGKSTPPAELQNNTSWHNVDDIEKLREHLKIKKWMLFGGSWGSTLALLYAEMHPQRVKSMVLRGIFTIRQKEINWLYNVGGASNIYPDYWESYVSVIPEEERGDLVAAYHKRLTGDNEEEKLKCARSWSQWECSTSKLIPDQEASIKVSNDLWVMQFARIECHYMINRGFLEGDNYILDNAHKIKDIPCSIVQGRYDVICPPVTAWELHKKLPKSEIHFVTAGHFSKDPHIQSLLLKSVEKFKAL; encoded by the exons ATGACGACGGGACCGGGAGAGGTAGTAGATTTGTTTCCCCCAATCGAGCCGTACGATACGGGTAGATTGCGAGTGGATGAGATACATGAGTTGTACTACGAACAGAGCGGTAAACCCAACGGGAACCCAGTGCTTTTCAT ACATGGGGGACCAGGAGGTGGTACGAGTCCAACCGACCGATGTTTCTTTGATCCTAAGTGCTTCCGCATCATACTCTTTGATCAAAGAGGGTCGGGTAAATCAACGCCCCCAGCAGAGCTCCAG AACAACACTTCGTGGCACAATGTCGATGATATTGAGAAGCTCAGAGAGCACCTGAAAATCAAGAAGTGGATGCTGTTTGGTGGGAGCTGGGGGTCAACCCTGGCCCTCCTGTACGCCGAGATGCACCCGCAGCGGGTTAAATCAATGGTGCTCAGGGGCATCTTCACGATAAGGCA aAAAGAGATTAACTGGTTGTATAATGTAGGAGGAGCTAGCAACATATACCCAGATTATTGGGAGTCGTATGTCTCAGTGATTCCTGAG GAAGAAAGGGGAGACCTCGTTGCTGCCTATCACAAAAGACTGACGGGGGACAATGAGGAGGAGAAACTGAAATGTGCGAGGTCTTGGAGTCAGTGGGAATGTTCAACGTCCAAGCTCATCCCAGACCAAGAGGCAAGCATTAAGGTGTCCAATGATCTCTGGGTCATGCAGTTTGCGAGGATAGAGTG TCACTACATGATTAACAGGGGATTCCTTGAAGGTGACAACTATATTCTGGATAACGCCCACAAGATCAAAGACATCCCTTGTAGCATAGTGCAAGGACGTTATGATGTGATCTGCCCGCCGGTTACCGCATGGGAATTACATAAG aaACTGCCAAAGTCCGAGATTCACTTCGTCACAGCGGGTCACTTCTCGAAGGATCCTCACATTCAATCCCTCCTCCTGAAGTCCGTCGAGAAATTCAAAGCACTCTGA
- the LOC139949225 gene encoding uncharacterized protein has product MNRLSSLHALQTICCSVSSFLGPNERLKCILEDHEDGHLVSSCCELLCHLDIEHPVGHLAMEACASHQKMHGTGSTTLMTMAGFWAAEIQFLLTHGVPIQAIIRYGDECLEQCIDALETITVPCTNLRIPKTETSLEEAPLADREESHKTFTGGNHPISASDKSLPSQKAHSESGASHQSHDFVQNTSFYKFDLRSSTSGHLTAQRHALQYPPDRFNSTGNLKGECLADRLGASSLKTEMGNLEDSQKMCRQSEKSSILQLHPSEDEDGFQEVNFTISDSQQPVFLEQMKAKSKEDAQVEADDNEDDVSWFFEREDEHSEYTLEKHLSDLELLSTGCPESLSHLTDTHVSLVDFKDTSARQTHSLVGMTTNKEVDEIVQVCAEDGGGTSDEESDEFDSCFPPEDEKDALPRDSIMSKSEGVIDDHQARKPSAIQDSIHKLLEAKQNKIAQERTAKVQNNSRHFRTFATVTDQNSAGSEVTNSIHGIDSALESEKIPEGVEASQSPANQLTASSNHGYIQTNSHDAFQCDVALETTAPQETKTPDDAVQDLLKSKQKKAAVTRLTNVRNRSRHFNVTLGQSNDPEMTLPPGITEPSLRNLFLDEKMHFLSKEPSGVGIPPSRPHFAANLGGVEEPDMLDLGFGLSHGADVEMRMVMEAFQMQAAHHQLSNKEMIFYLNRISVSTIQGPAASESHLELGVLVKTDNLQLPLITAASTGGSIRALIVNGDATPNFRHKGFKKTTKVKVFTEGTRPAGIQENSWLRDVIKVLQELNIKLIIFKGCSDDDLLDYCLAMKVILLQNVPYKTLQALGEACLVPILKYIGDATMCDVACGITIAGFESGWVDRARVTSNAPQRAIYARILVKGKLLQTGVLSNPVLSLVTASEVRFWKCAHRLKDMVQSGRCLPGAGVPERTAMKRLLKMKDKGLKCGHNTSISCYREPITSAFSNGFVSYELQILKNMGRVTDLSHEKSCILHGIQGNSSEQDCTGFIQSDPHQQSELGIHVFEYTSNSNETLQGYGLDQTISSQSELELTGLDDIITDGSSKNHTTHKNNLSSSTGMVINPKTRTQQKLPYKRNFSEKLASFERRDFYDSYSAKKAAWEGAWVLLKTALRVDAHIVTGLQESHQQGSSINNVNKGTAVIL; this is encoded by the exons CATCCAGTTGGCCATTTAGCGATGGAGGCTTGCGCTTCACATCAGAAGATGCACGGCACAGGGTCAACCACCTTGATGACGATGGCTGGATTCTGGGCAGCGGAAATCCAATTTCTCCTCACTCAT GGTGTTCCAATTCAAGCAATCATCAGGTATGGAGATGAATGCCTGGAGCAGTGTATAGATGCCTTGGAGACAATCACTGTACCTTGCACTAATCTTAGAATTCCCAAGACCGAAACATCCTTAGAAGAGGCTCCACTTGCTGATAGAGAAGAGAGTCACAAAACATTCACAGGAGGAAATCACCCCATCAGTGCGAGTGATAAATCATTGCCTTCTCAAAAGGCTCACTCGGAGAGCGGGGCTTCCCACCAGAGCCACGATTTCGTCCAGAACACGagtttttacaaatttgacCTCCGCAGCTCTACCTCAGGTCACCTAACAGCCCAACGACATGCTCTACAATATCCTCCCGACAGATTCAACTCTACAGGTAATCTAAAAGGAGAATGCCTTGCTGATAGACTTGGAGCATCCTCCCTGAAAACTGAGATGGGAAATTTAGAAGATTCCCAGAAGATGTGCCGACAAAGTGAAAAATCCAGCATCTTACAACTTCATCCTTCAGAGGATGAGGATGGGTTTCAGGAAGTCAATTTCACCATCTCAGACTCTCAACAACCAGTGTTTCTTGAACAGATGAAAGCAAAGTCTAAAGAAGACGCTCAAGTGGAAGCAGATGATAATGAAGACGATGTGTCTTGGTTCTTTGAAAGGGAAGATGAACATTCTGAGTATACGTTGGAGAAACATCTGTCAGATTTGGAGTTGTTGTCGACAGGTTGTCCTGAGAGTCTTAGTCATTTAACAGACACTCACGTTAGTTTGGTTGACTTTAAAGACACATCTGCAAGACAAACTCATTCCTTAGTTGGGATGACCACAAATAAAGAGGTGGATGAGATTGTTCAAGTTTGTGCTGAAGATGGCGGAGGAACAAGCGATGAGGAAAGTGATGAGTTTGATTCGTGTTTTCCGCCAGAAGATGAAAAAGATGCTTTGCCGAGAGATTCCATTATGTCAAAGAGCGAGGGAGTTATAGATGATCACCAAGCAAGAAAACCAAGTGCAATTCAGGATTCTATTCACAAGCTTTTGGAagccaagcaaaacaaaattgctcaGGAGAGAACGGCCAAAGTGCAAAACAACAGTAGACATTTCAGAACGTTTGCAACTGTGACCGATCAGAATTCAGCTGGCAGTGAGGTTACAAACAGTATCCATGGCATTGACTCTGCACTAGAAAGTGAGAAAATCCCAGAGGGGGTTGAGGCTTCGCAAAGTCCAGCCAATCAGCTGACTGCATCCAGTAACCATGGATACATTCAAACAAATTCACATGATGCCTTCCAATGTGATGTTGCCTTGGAAACCACTGCTCCTCAAGAAACAAAGACGCCCGACGATGCAGTACAAGATCTATTGAAGTCCAAACAGAAAAAGGCAGCTGTAACGAGACTAACCAATGTTCGAAATAGAAGTAGACATTTTAATGTGACCTTGGGTCAAAGTAATGACCCTGAAATGACCTTGCCACCAGGGATCACAGAGCCTTCGTTGAGGAACTTATTTCTTGACGAGAAGATGCATTTTCTTTCGAAGGAGCCGAGTGGGGTAGGTATACCCCCATCAAGGCCACATTTTGCAGCAAATCTTGGTGGAGTAGAAGAGCCTGATATGTTGGATCTTGG GTTTGGATTGAGTCACGGAGCTGATGTAGAGATGAGGATGGTTATGGAAGCTTTTCAGATGCAGGCGGCTCATCATCAACTTAGCAACAAAGAGAT GATATTTTACTTAAATCGAATCAGCGTGTCCACCATCCAAGGACCTGCAGCCTCAGAGTCCCATTTAGAGTTGGGGGTGTTAGTGAAAACAGATAATCTTCAGCTGCCGTTGATAACAGCAGCTTCAACGGGAGGGTCCATTCGAGCTCTG aTTGTTAATGGAGATGCCACGCCCAACTTCCGACACAAAGGCTTCAAGAAGACCACAAAGGTGAAGGTATTCACTGAAGGGACTCGACCGGCAGGGATTCAAGAGAACTCTTGGCTAAGAGATGTCATAAAGGTCTTACAGGAG TTGAACATCAAACTGATCATCTTCAAGGGTTGCTCAGATGATGACCTCCTGGACTACTGTCTCGCAATGAAGGTCATTCTACTCCAAAATGTTCCCTACAAGACCCTACAGGCATTGGGTGAGGCTTGCTTGGTTCCAATCCTCAAGTACATCGGTGACGCTACGATGTGCGACGTTGCGTGTGGTATAACTATTGCTGGCTTTGAGTCAGGGTGGGTGGACAGAGCCAGAGTGACTTCAAACGCACCCCAGAGGGCGATATACGCAAGGATACTCGTAAAAGGAAAGTTACTGCAG ACTGGAGTGCTGAGTAACCCTGTCCTAAGTCTTGTCACAGCTTCAGAGGTTAGATTCTGGAAGTGTGCACACAGGCTCAAGGACATGGTGCAATCCGGCCGATGTCTCCCTGGAGCTGGTGTTCCTGAACGGACAGCAATGAAGCGACTGCTGAAAATGAAAG ACAAAGGTCTTAAGTGTGGACACAATACCAGTATATCTTGCTATCGAGAACCTATCACATCGGCCTTCTCAAATGGATTTGTATCCTACGAgcttcaaattttgaaaaacatggGGAGAGTAACTGACTTGTCCCATGAAAAATCTTGTATACTGCATGGAATTCAAGGAAACAGCTCAGAACAAGATTGTACCGGTTTCATCCAGTCAGATCCACATCAGCAAAGTGAACTTGGAATACATGTATTTGAATACACATCAAACTCGAATGAAACATTACAGGGGTATGGACTGGATCAAACCATTTCTAGCCAGTCTGAACTAGAACTAACCGGACTTGATGATATCATCACTGATGGAAGCAGCAAAAACCACACGACTCACAAGAACAACTTGTCCTCGTCAACAGGAATGGTTATAAACCCTAAGACTCGCACTCAACAAAAGTTGCCTTATAAAcgcaattttagtgagaagttggCAAGTTTTGAGCGTAGGGACTTTTATGATAGTTATTCGGCAAAGAAAGCAGCGTGGGAAGGGGCTTGGGTGTTGTTGAAGACTGCGTTAAGAGTGGATGCTCATATTGTAACAGGCTTACAGGAATCTCACCAACAGGGTTCATCAATCAATAATGTCAACAAGGGTACAGCGGTGATTTTATGA